The genomic stretch ttatgtaAGCATTAGAGCCatatacaaaaaaatgttgtgttattgatttttatatcgtaGAACAtcattccatttctttttcatattgttAATGATGTCATTGcacgtaataaaatttctatttcatcaaatttataaattatctgttttcttataaattataaagaacagtaaaaaaaaacaagatatttatgtatatcttCAATTGTTATGTGTGTAAAACTGCAGTTTCTGTTTAATATAATGGCTTGAATTGTTTTGCATGgacaatttgaaataaaaataatagcatttttaaaatatttattccagATTCAAGACAGTactatgtataaatatataaaaagagtaTGTGTTACGTTAACTTTTTAAGTCATTTACAAATATTGACAAAGATAATGCTATgtcaaattcatttttaaggaatttgtttctatttcaagtaaacgttataagacaCAGGACTTTAAAGGCATTTCTAGAAAAATGTCTAAAGCTTTAAATACACATTTTGATATAGAAAACTCAACAGAAtcttgttatttaaataatggcATGCGTCTTATATGTGAACATAAAAAATCTTTCACTACCACCATAGGATGTTTCATTCCAGCTGGTGCAATGTATGAAACACTGGAAGAACGTGGTAGTGCTATATTTCTagaacatttatttttcagagtaagtaaaaaaatattataaaatttattaaaattaatattaaattcctaTACTCAACACAGAGGACAAAATGCAgtaacaaagaagaaatagaatgCATGATAGAAGAAATTGGTGGAAAAGTTACAGCTCTTGCTATGAgagatatatttcttttttatggaACAGTGCTTTCATGTAAAATAGACAAACTCATTCAGTTATTTGCGAATGTAATTTTGAATGGAGTAATATGTAAGTTAGTAACATATAAAAGGAAGaactttatgaaatatataataatatgttatatCTTGATATTTTAGGTGATAAAGATGTTACacaagaaaaaattgtaattttagaaaaactTTCTGAAATGGAATCAGAtagagaaaaaattataatggaTTATTTACCAACTATTGCATATCAGGATACTGCTCTTGGTATTAGTGTATACCCTGCAACTAACATAGTAAGGTAAgtatgaaaattcaaaaacaacatttaattataaaagttacgtaataaatgttatatatatttttaatcattaatCGTAATGTTacatttgtagaaaattttctacaaaaaatttaattaattttcgtaatcgtttatttcaaacatGTAATATGACGATGGTCTGCACTGGATCTATTTATCTAAAAGAATTACAAAGAATTGTTTGTAAACATTTTGGATGTAATATTGAGGATTATAAATCATCATTTGGAGTTTCTAACAAACAACGATTTTGTAAAGATCCAATTGAATATCGGTTCACAGGTAAAAAAAACTTTACTACTCTctctaattatttcattatgtttttgtataaatatttcatgtgCAATTTAGCTGCTGAAATGCGATTAAGAGATGATGATAATGAAATGGGATATGCAGCAATAGGATTTGAAGGATCAAGTTATAGAGAACGTGAAGATTGCACTGCCCTTACTGTAGCTAAAGAAATTGTAGGTTCTTGGGACAAGTCAGATGGTAAGTTAATAATCTACATTTAACTATTGTACagtttaatatgtaatattcataataatatttttaggtGGAGCAAATCATAATGCACCATTTATTGCCCACTATGCATACAATACAGActtatgttatatgtataaatccTTTTTTCATCATTGGGCACAGAGTACTAGTATTTGGGGCTGTTATTTCGTTTGTGACTATTCAACTCTTTTGGTATATCCTAAATATTGAGAAAGAAAAGCTTTAtctttaacaatttatatatttgtaacatttatatagtatatggTTCGTGCATTACAAAAAGAGTGGATGAAATTATGCACAACGATAACCCAGAAAGAAGTATCTAGAGCTATTCATCAATGCATTACAAAAGATTTACTAATACTAAATGATCCAGTAAATCGTTTCTTTGACATTGTTGAAAATGTGTATAGACATGGATGTTATGAACCTGTTGAACATAGGGTTGTGGAATACGAGGTAGAACACATCGTActaagtaatttatatttttattgcagaataatatctttatattacaGAAAGTAACAGCAGATAAGATAAGGGAAGTTTCTCATAAATACATCTATGATCAGAGCCCAGTTGTTTTAGCTCTTGGCCGTATTGAAGGTTTTCCCGACTATACTCATGTAAAAAATGGTTTGTATTTACTACGATATTAAGtgataaagtaatatactaattatcctttgaaaaaatatttataatttataagtatttTGTACCATGTAAGTTTCTGGTGACTCAAGCTAGATTTTCCATTTTCGCTAGAAATAAAACCAAAATCACGAAATACAATTATgatgtatattttcaataataatttttgtaattttgtaactatttaagaaatataataaaattaatgcaCATGCACATGAATCATTGGAGATCCAAACTTGAATTCTAACTTTGATgacgaattaaataaaataatatattaaagatataaaaatatacaaaaatatatagatacaaaagtataaatcaaatttttgtcAATGTAGAATACACTTATATACTCtacattgttttcttttgcttGCGGTTCTAATAATACAGTTGATAATATGGTTCTAATAATATATCCAAAATCCAACAGTTGATCTTACATTGcactttagatattttaagTGTACTTTTGCAAAACTAATGATTTTAACTTATATTCTTTCACCCGCTGACCACAAATTTAGTAGGTGAAATAAAGATCCCTATTTAAGTTTCACTTCTCTGGTTACATTTCTAAAACTACGACATTCCATAAAcatcaattaatatttatttatagtattatttttcttttgtcatAATAAAGACTATGCGTAATTTGCGATTACATGTGCGTTCTATAATTAGTGTATGAGCATTGACATTTCGAAATATGCTGTTCCAAAAATCACAAATCAATGATGTGTATGtaaatcattgaaaaattttgctgaattaataaatttccaatattttgtCCATTAATCATATGAATAGAAAACTCAatcattacattattatttaaaataattatacaataaattgcaaaaagaAACAGCTTTAAcgttaaattgattttcaacgagagaaatttgaataaaaaaaattataccaAACCGTGAGTTTCGAGTGAGGTTATCTTGATAAACTTTATTCTATGACTATGGATGACAGGGTTGAGTAGCGTGAAATGGTGTTGAACGAGTATGCGCGTGATCACGACCGTTAGAAAATTGCGCCATTTTTTAGTTGTAACTAAGATcattttctaacattttttgGTATCATGGTGAAACATTCATGATATCCTGAGAAGTGGGACACGTGTGGTTTCGTGATAGTGTGAATTTTCCAATTGCACGATTGCCTTTGGACAAAAC from Bombus pascuorum chromosome 2, iyBomPasc1.1, whole genome shotgun sequence encodes the following:
- the LOC132916812 gene encoding mitochondrial-processing peptidase subunit beta-like, with the protein product MYKYIKREFVSISSKRYKTQDFKGISRKMSKALNTHFDIENSTESCYLNNGMRLICEHKKSFTTTIGCFIPAGAMYETLEERGSAIFLEHLFFRRTKCSNKEEIECMIEEIGGKVTALAMRDIFLFYGTVLSCKIDKLIQLFANVILNGVICDKDVTQEKIVILEKLSEMESDREKIIMDYLPTIAYQDTALGISVYPATNIVRKFSTKNLINFRNRLFQTCNMTMVCTGSIYLKELQRIVCKHFGCNIEDYKSSFGVSNKQRFCKDPIEYRFTAAEMRLRDDDNEMGYAAIGFEGSSYREREDCTALTVAKEIVGSWDKSDGGANHNAPFIAHYAYNTDLCYMYKSFFHHWAQSTSIWGCYFVCDYSTLLYMVRALQKEWMKLCTTITQKEVSRAIHQCITKDLLILNDPVNRFFDIVENVYRHGCYEPVEHRVVEYEKVTADKIREVSHKYIYDQSPVVLALGRIEGFPDYTHVKNGLYLLRY